One Porphyromonas pogonae genomic region harbors:
- a CDS encoding ROK family transcriptional regulator produces the protein MNQELLEEIEQSTKSAQIKKQIIAYYIEHGASTITDLAKVLNLSVPTVTKFITDMMNCNCLKDYGKLETAGGRYPILYGLNPEAGYFIGVDVKHHSLNIGLIDFVGNMVKTEYDIPYMLDNTPEKLEEMCSLIQTFISECGVKRQNILNININLPGRINPDTGHSHSIFNFDSNRPLTAIISDKLKTRVTIDNDTRGMAYGEYTQGCGLQHSSKNVLYINMSWGIGLGIILDGKIYMGKSGFSGEFGHVSTYDNQILCHCGKKGCLETEVSGYAMHRIVVERIKNGESSILTERVLAGEEISLMDIIDAANQEDILCLEVLGEIGRKLGKQVATLINIFNPELVIIGGTLSLTGDYLTQAIQTVVRTYSLNLVNKDTEIVTACLGEKAGVVGACMLARTRRFATV, from the coding sequence ATGAATCAGGAACTATTAGAAGAAATTGAGCAGAGCACAAAATCAGCTCAGATCAAAAAGCAGATTATTGCTTATTACATCGAACACGGTGCATCCACGATTACAGACTTAGCCAAAGTGCTTAATCTGAGTGTTCCCACGGTAACCAAGTTCATCACGGACATGATGAATTGCAACTGCCTCAAAGATTACGGCAAACTTGAAACAGCCGGCGGACGTTATCCTATTTTATACGGGCTCAATCCTGAAGCCGGTTACTTTATCGGTGTAGACGTTAAGCATCACTCGCTCAACATCGGGCTCATCGATTTTGTAGGCAATATGGTCAAAACAGAGTATGACATCCCCTATATGCTCGACAACACTCCGGAAAAACTTGAGGAGATGTGCTCTCTAATTCAAACATTCATTTCAGAATGTGGTGTCAAAAGACAAAACATTCTGAATATCAATATCAATCTACCGGGACGTATCAACCCAGATACGGGACATAGCCATTCCATTTTCAATTTTGATAGCAACAGACCTCTTACCGCTATCATTTCCGATAAGCTCAAAACACGTGTCACCATCGACAACGATACTCGTGGTATGGCCTATGGCGAGTATACCCAAGGTTGCGGTTTGCAACATTCATCCAAAAACGTATTGTACATCAATATGAGTTGGGGTATTGGATTGGGAATTATTCTCGATGGTAAGATCTATATGGGTAAGTCCGGTTTCAGTGGAGAGTTTGGTCACGTCAGTACCTATGACAATCAGATTCTTTGCCACTGTGGTAAGAAAGGTTGCTTGGAGACTGAGGTCAGTGGCTACGCCATGCACCGTATTGTGGTCGAGAGAATCAAAAACGGCGAAAGCTCTATCCTTACGGAAAGAGTACTGGCCGGTGAGGAAATCTCTCTCATGGACATCATAGATGCTGCCAATCAGGAAGACATACTCTGCTTGGAGGTATTAGGCGAGATAGGTCGTAAACTGGGAAAACAGGTAGCTACACTCATCAATATCTTCAACCCCGAATTGGTGATTATAGGAGGTACCCTATCTCTTACAGGAGATTACCTCACACAAGCTATCCAAACTGTGGTAAGAACCTACTCCCTCAATCTTGTAAATAAAGACACAGAGATTGTCACTGCATGTTTAGGAGAGAAAGCCGGAGTTGTGGGGGCATGTATGCTAGCAAGGACACGCAGATTTGCCACCGTATAA
- a CDS encoding DEAD/DEAH box helicase, producing MRFEEFELEDEVLDGLDAMNFSEPTPIQQATIPLILQGKDLIACAQTGTGKTAAYLLPIINNLSRGLYPEDRVNAIIMAPTRELAQQIDQQVEGFSYFLPVSAVAVYGGTDGITWEQQKRGIDMGVDIIIATPGRLISMLNLGTADLSSVSCFVLDEADRMLDMGFYEDIMQIYNQLPKTCQTIMFSATMPPKIRKLANSILKDPEEVQIALSKPPETILQSAYICYERQKMPILLDLFKASPPKRTIIFSSSKLKVKELAAALKRKGFKAGEMHSDLEQSTREVVLKDFKNANVDVLVATDIVARGIDIDEIRLVINYDIPRDPEDYVHRIGRTARGVNGEGLAITFVSESEQTDFSRIESFLGKQVYKIPIDSEFGETPPYNPAPPRKKSFRKNGNGNKNGKRSFGTQGKPRNKS from the coding sequence ATGAGATTTGAAGAGTTTGAATTGGAAGATGAAGTATTGGATGGTCTGGATGCGATGAATTTCTCTGAGCCGACACCCATTCAACAAGCCACGATTCCATTAATATTACAGGGAAAAGACCTTATTGCATGTGCCCAAACAGGTACCGGAAAAACCGCAGCTTACCTACTGCCCATTATCAATAATTTAAGTAGAGGTTTATATCCGGAAGATCGGGTCAATGCTATTATTATGGCTCCAACCCGAGAATTGGCACAGCAAATAGATCAGCAGGTGGAAGGCTTTTCGTACTTTCTCCCTGTTTCTGCCGTAGCGGTTTACGGTGGCACCGATGGTATTACCTGGGAGCAACAAAAAAGGGGTATTGACATGGGAGTAGACATTATCATAGCTACTCCGGGCAGACTCATATCCATGCTCAACTTGGGTACGGCCGACCTATCCTCTGTATCATGCTTTGTATTGGACGAAGCCGACAGGATGCTCGACATGGGATTCTATGAGGATATCATGCAGATATATAATCAACTGCCCAAAACATGCCAAACAATCATGTTTTCGGCCACAATGCCTCCTAAAATCAGAAAGCTTGCCAACAGTATTTTGAAAGATCCAGAAGAAGTTCAGATAGCATTGTCCAAGCCCCCTGAGACCATCTTACAGTCGGCCTACATATGCTATGAACGACAAAAGATGCCCATCCTACTTGACTTATTCAAAGCATCTCCCCCAAAGCGTACTATTATCTTTTCATCTTCCAAACTGAAGGTGAAAGAACTTGCCGCTGCACTCAAGAGAAAAGGCTTCAAGGCAGGAGAAATGCACTCTGACTTGGAACAAAGCACAAGAGAAGTGGTATTGAAGGACTTCAAAAACGCCAATGTAGATGTACTTGTTGCTACAGACATCGTAGCTCGAGGTATCGATATTGATGAGATCAGACTTGTGATCAATTATGATATACCTCGTGATCCAGAAGATTATGTACACCGCATAGGACGCACCGCCAGGGGCGTCAATGGAGAAGGACTTGCCATCACATTTGTTTCGGAAAGTGAACAAACCGACTTTAGTCGTATTGAGAGCTTCTTGGGCAAACAAGTATATAAAATACCCATCGACTCCGAATTTGGAGAGACTCCGCCTTACAACCCGGCTCCACCGAGAAAGAAGTCTTTCAGGAAAAATGGTAATGGCAACAAAAACGGTAAAAGATCATTCGGCACACAAGGTAAACCTCGTAACAAGAGTTAG
- the cbiB gene encoding adenosylcobinamide-phosphate synthase CbiB, whose translation MTLLILIITGTFILGWLLDFYFGDPSGFHPIIWFGKIIAWGERLFNKGRSRVLKGAMITIVIDILTFIISLLIPLWLLIVGINELLNLKYNPDFYNPIVLFGSLILFMIYECAGVFYSLAGTTLIREVRDVFKAVDRSLDEGRKQVARIVGRDTSHLTAQEVRTAALETLAENLSDGVIAPMFWYMLLGVPGMLTYKMINTQDSMVGYKTDRYKDYGRFAAKIDDGANYLPARLTAFLMIVSSGKCSLLSFVQRYGRQHASPNSGYPEAALAGILKCRFGGSHDYFGETIYKPYIGEKEKQLTTQDMMIATKINRKAEIIMVILTLGIRFLVLTTLF comes from the coding sequence ATGACACTTCTCATCCTGATAATCACCGGCACATTCATATTAGGCTGGCTCTTGGATTTTTATTTTGGAGACCCCTCAGGCTTCCACCCCATTATTTGGTTTGGTAAAATCATTGCTTGGGGCGAAAGATTATTCAACAAAGGCAGATCCCGTGTGCTCAAAGGTGCTATGATCACTATCGTCATCGATATACTCACCTTCATTATTTCCCTCTTAATACCTCTTTGGTTGCTGATAGTCGGTATCAATGAACTTCTGAACCTCAAGTATAATCCTGACTTTTATAATCCCATTGTCCTTTTCGGATCTCTCATCTTATTCATGATATATGAATGTGCAGGCGTATTTTACAGTTTGGCCGGCACTACACTGATCCGTGAGGTAAGAGATGTTTTCAAAGCAGTGGATAGGTCACTTGATGAAGGGCGTAAGCAGGTAGCACGTATTGTGGGGCGCGATACTTCGCACCTCACAGCACAAGAAGTGCGCACAGCAGCATTGGAAACATTGGCAGAAAATCTGAGTGACGGTGTCATAGCTCCTATGTTTTGGTACATGCTACTGGGTGTTCCGGGTATGCTCACTTATAAAATGATCAATACCCAAGACTCTATGGTGGGATATAAAACAGATCGTTACAAGGATTACGGACGTTTTGCCGCTAAAATTGATGACGGAGCCAATTATCTGCCGGCTCGCCTTACGGCATTTCTCATGATTGTTTCATCAGGCAAATGTAGCTTATTAAGTTTTGTACAGCGTTATGGCAGGCAGCATGCAAGTCCCAACTCAGGATATCCCGAGGCAGCCCTTGCCGGGATTCTCAAGTGTCGCTTTGGGGGCTCGCATGATTATTTCGGTGAAACTATCTATAAGCCTTATATCGGTGAAAAGGAGAAGCAACTTACTACGCAAGATATGATGATAGCCACAAAAATCAATCGCAAAGCAGAGATAATCATGGTGATACTCACTTTAGGCATACGCTTCCTTGTCCTCACAACTTTATTCTAG
- a CDS encoding aminotransferase class I/II-fold pyridoxal phosphate-dependent enzyme, translated as MINGHGDDLFRHTNIRANFSSNVYGGVDISDLKRHLKEHIDCIDSYPEPEPYALQKAIADFYTLSPDNVLVTNGATEAIYLIAQTYSGNSSGILQPTFSEYADACTIHHHQIQNLFALDEISNSVQMVWLCNPNNPTGKVWDLKVLREMIQHYPQTIFVIDQSYEYFTHKEVLEVQEAAEYNNVILIHSMTKKFAMPGLRLGYITAATPLIHLLRNERMPWSVNALAIESGMYLLAQGMPDTLDKHLLWRETERLSNEINALKHFIAPPTDTHFMLVQCKNISSAQLKSMLVHDYELLIRDASNFAGLDRSYVRIATQTPMHNDLLINALKMIDNIL; from the coding sequence ATGATCAACGGACATGGCGACGATCTCTTTCGTCATACTAATATCCGAGCCAATTTTAGCTCCAATGTTTATGGAGGCGTGGATATATCGGATCTCAAAAGGCATTTGAAAGAACATATTGACTGCATTGATTCCTATCCTGAGCCGGAGCCTTACGCATTACAAAAGGCTATAGCCGATTTTTACACACTCTCACCCGATAATGTATTGGTTACCAATGGCGCTACGGAAGCGATCTATCTCATTGCTCAAACGTATTCAGGGAATAGCTCTGGTATATTACAGCCTACTTTCAGCGAATATGCCGATGCTTGTACGATACATCATCATCAAATCCAAAACCTTTTTGCGTTGGATGAGATTTCCAATAGCGTTCAAATGGTATGGCTCTGCAATCCTAATAATCCGACTGGTAAGGTCTGGGATTTGAAAGTATTGAGAGAGATGATACAACACTACCCCCAAACTATTTTTGTTATAGACCAGTCTTACGAATATTTTACCCATAAAGAAGTATTAGAAGTACAGGAAGCGGCGGAGTATAATAATGTAATTCTTATTCACTCCATGACCAAGAAATTCGCAATGCCAGGCTTAAGATTAGGTTATATCACGGCAGCGACTCCTCTTATTCATCTTTTGAGGAACGAGCGTATGCCGTGGTCGGTAAATGCTCTCGCTATCGAGAGTGGTATGTATCTCTTGGCGCAGGGTATGCCTGATACTCTGGACAAACATCTTTTGTGGCGTGAGACGGAAAGGCTTTCCAATGAGATCAATGCATTGAAGCACTTTATCGCTCCCCCCACCGATACGCATTTTATGCTGGTACAATGCAAAAACATCTCTTCAGCCCAACTCAAGTCTATGCTGGTACATGATTATGAGCTACTCATTAGAGATGCTTCCAACTTCGCAGGCCTTGATAGAAGCTATGTGCGCATTGCTACCCAAACACCCATGCACAATGACTTGCTTATCAACGCTCTTAAAATGATCGATAATATATTATGA
- a CDS encoding cobyric acid synthase: MKTKTKRQDLRPLMFVGTGSDVGKSIITTGFCRIFKQDGLNPAPFKAQNMALNSYVTPDGLEIGRAQAVQAEAAGVICESDMNPVLLKPSSDKTSQIVLHGRPRGNKDAYDYFRKEGREELRHEVNEAFDRLAAKYNPIVMEGAGSISEINLRDSDIVNMPMAIHAGASVILVADIDRGGVFASIYGSIMLLTEEERKYVKGILINKFRGDLRLFESGKKLIEDLCHMPVLGVVPYYNDIHIEEEDSVALKNKHLQSQQNKINVAVVMLRYLSNYTDFNRLERDPRVHLFYTNNTEEISKADIIIVPGSKSTLADLYELRNNGVAQAIARAHREGAVVLGICGGYQILGLEVHDPDHVEGTIEMLPGLGLLPTITTMDGDKVTRQVSFHVRDTSSVCKGYEIHMGRTRVADGYPQSPLNNLDSGSTDGYFRDNKCMGTYIHGILDNDAFIDFLLQPFQERLQDKDKKHIDYDAFKDSQYDKLAEHLRQYVDVDLVYKLMEKE, translated from the coding sequence ATGAAGACTAAGACTAAGCGCCAAGACCTGCGTCCTCTTATGTTTGTGGGTACAGGTAGTGATGTAGGCAAGAGTATTATCACTACGGGCTTTTGCCGTATTTTCAAACAAGATGGGTTGAATCCGGCACCTTTCAAAGCTCAAAATATGGCATTGAACTCCTATGTAACACCTGATGGCTTAGAGATCGGGCGTGCACAAGCCGTGCAGGCCGAAGCTGCGGGCGTAATTTGTGAATCCGATATGAATCCGGTATTGCTCAAACCAAGCTCCGATAAAACGTCACAGATCGTACTACATGGCAGACCCAGAGGGAATAAGGACGCATATGACTATTTCCGTAAAGAAGGACGCGAAGAGCTTAGGCATGAAGTCAATGAGGCATTCGACAGACTTGCTGCAAAATATAATCCTATTGTGATGGAAGGTGCGGGGAGTATATCTGAAATAAATCTCAGAGACTCGGATATCGTCAATATGCCTATGGCTATACATGCGGGAGCTAGCGTTATTTTGGTGGCCGATATCGATCGTGGAGGTGTATTTGCATCTATTTACGGCTCTATCATGCTCCTTACGGAAGAAGAAAGAAAATATGTCAAAGGAATACTTATCAATAAGTTTAGAGGAGACCTCAGGCTGTTTGAGTCTGGCAAGAAACTTATTGAAGATTTGTGTCATATGCCTGTGTTAGGAGTAGTACCATATTATAATGACATACACATAGAAGAGGAAGATTCGGTAGCTCTCAAAAACAAACATCTGCAATCACAGCAAAACAAAATCAATGTGGCGGTAGTGATGCTACGCTATTTGTCCAACTATACCGATTTCAACCGTCTTGAACGTGATCCTAGAGTGCATCTCTTTTACACAAACAACACAGAAGAGATCTCCAAAGCCGATATTATTATTGTACCCGGTAGCAAAAGCACACTAGCTGATCTATACGAACTTCGTAATAACGGTGTAGCTCAAGCTATAGCCCGTGCTCATCGGGAAGGTGCTGTAGTATTGGGCATCTGCGGAGGTTACCAAATACTCGGTTTGGAAGTGCATGATCCTGATCATGTAGAAGGAACCATAGAAATGTTACCCGGCCTCGGGCTATTACCGACCATTACAACAATGGATGGTGATAAAGTAACACGTCAAGTTAGTTTCCATGTCAGGGACACATCTTCAGTATGCAAAGGCTATGAAATTCACATGGGACGTACTCGTGTAGCTGATGGATATCCTCAATCGCCTCTCAACAATCTTGATTCAGGAAGTACGGATGGTTATTTTAGAGACAACAAATGTATGGGCACCTATATCCATGGCATTCTTGACAATGACGCTTTTATCGATTTCCTTTTACAGCCTTTTCAAGAACGTTTGCAGGACAAGGACAAAAAGCACATTGATTATGATGCTTTCAAAGACTCACAGTATGATAAGCTCGCAGAACATTTACGGCAGTATGTAGATGTGGATTTGGTGTATAAATTAATGGAAAAGGAATGA
- a CDS encoding cob(I)yrinic acid a,c-diamide adenosyltransferase encodes MGRIYTKTGDKGKTSIFGGERVEKDDNRVEAYGTLDELNAALGVVRSLVSDKHIFYSKLYLIQMHMMPTMSIVATPDVRRSENQNIFDKEWVTDLENDIDQLLSQTKDNGFFILPGGTVVSAQLQWARTVARRAERRLWSLNRIDPVPEDILKWINRISDLLFVMAKYEMQSQNWPEEKWKEFAYKRKKK; translated from the coding sequence ATGGGCAGGATATACACTAAAACAGGTGATAAAGGCAAAACATCCATCTTCGGGGGTGAACGAGTGGAAAAGGATGATAATCGCGTAGAAGCTTATGGCACTTTAGACGAGCTCAATGCTGCACTGGGTGTGGTGCGATCCCTCGTTTCAGACAAACATATCTTTTACTCCAAACTCTACCTCATACAAATGCATATGATGCCTACCATGAGCATCGTAGCAACACCTGATGTGCGCAGATCTGAGAATCAAAACATCTTTGATAAAGAATGGGTTACTGATTTGGAAAACGATATTGATCAATTGTTGAGTCAGACCAAAGATAACGGCTTTTTCATTTTGCCCGGCGGTACTGTGGTTTCAGCTCAACTCCAATGGGCTCGTACTGTAGCACGCAGAGCGGAAAGACGGTTATGGAGTTTAAACCGCATTGATCCTGTACCGGAAGATATACTCAAGTGGATCAATCGAATTTCCGATCTTTTGTTTGTAATGGCAAAATACGAAATGCAGAGCCAAAACTGGCCTGAAGAAAAATGGAAAGAATTTGCTTACAAACGTAAAAAGAAGTAA
- a CDS encoding cobyrinate a,c-diamide synthase, with amino-acid sequence MTKPQFIIAATSSGSGKTTFSLGCMRALTRRGMRVQPYKCGPDYIDTQFHKLASGEISINLDGFMMSPEHISQVYYRNLCDKDAAIIEGVMGMFDGYDGMKGSSADLSLTLNVPVVLLVNAASTAYSVAPLIYGFKNFNPHVRIAGVVFNRVASPSHFSYVKQACENVGVKCFGYLPKLKDIEIPSRHLGLSIEEMTQYEYIPNKIADEIEKTIDLDLLLKSTESGGDFSSNVINDSLVTSDKTVAVAWDEAFNFTYKENIRRLESLGRIIYFSPIHDTHLPQADFLYLPGGYPEFYLPALSSNESMKADIRNYIENGGMALAECGGMMYLCEGITGMDGNNYPMCNILPYQATMHGMRLHLGYREFTHNQTNWRGHEFHYSKLNVPGDSVVEIFNTKGSKTDTALYKYKNLIAGYTHLYWGENNILNLFDGQDIH; translated from the coding sequence ATTACTAAACCACAATTTATTATAGCAGCAACATCTTCAGGGTCAGGCAAGACTACTTTTTCTTTGGGATGCATGAGAGCACTTACTCGCCGGGGTATGCGAGTGCAGCCTTACAAATGTGGCCCAGACTATATAGATACGCAATTTCACAAACTTGCGTCCGGAGAGATATCGATCAATCTTGACGGATTCATGATGAGCCCCGAACATATCAGTCAGGTTTATTATAGGAACCTTTGTGACAAAGATGCTGCCATTATAGAGGGTGTAATGGGTATGTTTGATGGCTATGACGGCATGAAAGGCAGTAGTGCCGATCTTTCACTCACACTCAATGTGCCTGTAGTACTGCTGGTCAATGCTGCATCCACAGCATATAGTGTAGCTCCATTGATATATGGTTTCAAAAACTTCAATCCACACGTGCGAATTGCCGGGGTGGTATTTAATCGGGTAGCTTCTCCATCTCACTTTAGCTACGTCAAACAAGCCTGTGAGAATGTAGGCGTCAAATGTTTCGGTTATTTACCCAAACTCAAAGATATAGAAATACCATCGAGGCATTTGGGACTTTCCATTGAAGAAATGACACAATACGAATATATTCCTAATAAAATTGCCGATGAAATAGAGAAGACTATTGATCTGGATTTGCTTCTGAAAAGTACAGAGTCAGGAGGTGATTTCTCGTCAAACGTAATAAATGACTCTCTGGTTACCTCAGACAAAACGGTTGCTGTAGCATGGGACGAGGCTTTTAATTTTACTTATAAGGAAAATATTCGCAGGCTAGAATCTCTCGGCCGTATTATTTATTTCAGTCCTATTCATGATACACATTTGCCGCAAGCAGACTTTCTTTACCTCCCGGGAGGATATCCTGAATTTTACTTACCTGCCCTGAGCTCCAATGAATCAATGAAAGCAGATATAAGAAATTACATAGAGAATGGAGGCATGGCATTAGCCGAGTGTGGCGGGATGATGTATCTCTGTGAAGGAATCACAGGAATGGATGGCAACAATTATCCCATGTGCAACATATTACCGTACCAAGCAACAATGCATGGGATGAGGCTTCATCTCGGATACAGAGAGTTTACCCACAACCAAACAAACTGGCGTGGACACGAGTTTCATTATTCCAAACTGAATGTGCCGGGTGACAGTGTGGTAGAGATATTCAATACCAAAGGATCGAAAACCGATACAGCACTTTACAAATACAAGAATTTAATAGCGGGTTATACCCACCTCTATTGGGGAGAAAACAATATTTTAAATCTATTCGATGGGCAGGATATACACTAA
- a CDS encoding single-stranded DNA-binding protein, whose protein sequence is MSLNKVMLIGRVGKDAEVRYIKEDFVVAQFSLATSYRIPDAYGNYETKTEWHRIVVYNEQAKYAEKVVRKGQLMYAEGHLRNREYVDKDKITRQVTEIVCERLENLSPKENKSPMQSQDLPSVSRDIGIDFSDDSFSTKHDCEPF, encoded by the coding sequence ATGTCATTAAATAAAGTAATGCTTATCGGCCGAGTAGGCAAAGATGCTGAGGTAAGATATATCAAGGAGGATTTTGTGGTAGCACAGTTTTCTCTTGCTACATCATATCGTATACCGGACGCCTACGGCAACTATGAAACAAAGACCGAGTGGCATCGTATCGTAGTATACAACGAGCAAGCAAAGTATGCGGAGAAAGTTGTCCGCAAAGGACAGTTGATGTATGCTGAAGGTCATCTGCGAAACAGAGAGTATGTGGACAAAGATAAAATAACACGCCAAGTGACGGAGATCGTTTGTGAACGATTGGAAAATTTATCTCCCAAAGAAAACAAATCCCCCATGCAATCACAGGACCTTCCTTCGGTGAGTCGCGATATCGGCATTGACTTCTCTGATGATAGCTTTTCTACAAAACATGATTGTGAACCATTTTGA
- the gldE gene encoding gliding motility-associated protein GldE yields the protein MDSNIFSQVIVHPFTSGVAIALIITVILLFLSAFMSSSEVAFFSLRPVDIESIKNKEAKVDPILLSLLGDSEKLLATILIGNNIVNVAIVIVTSYAFGLIYDFSNAPLIGFLIQTVVLTLLLLLFGEIIPKIYAQRLPLRFSRFSAPKMQVLSKIFAPLSTALVKSSSVVTKSIGKKKYDISMNDLSEAVDLIQDSTTEGKAMINEIINFYNKTASEIMVPRIDMVDVDISWDFKKMLSFVVNSGYSRIPVYEGSEDNIKGILYVKDLIPHKDQDETFNWSSLVRKAYFVPENKKLDDLLEEFRANRMHISIVVDEYGGTCGIITLEDVLEEILGEISDEYDDEELPYKILPDGSYLFEAKTSLTDVQRILEINSGTFGKFEEEVDTLGGLILEIKQDLPKVGDVVVSGVWKFQVIRIEKHRIIEVKIIPPVPLKKD from the coding sequence ATGGATAGCAACATATTTAGTCAGGTTATAGTTCATCCTTTTACATCCGGTGTAGCCATAGCGCTTATTATTACCGTCATATTGCTTTTTCTTTCCGCCTTCATGTCTTCGTCGGAAGTTGCTTTCTTTTCTTTACGTCCGGTGGATATCGAATCTATCAAAAACAAAGAGGCAAAAGTCGATCCCATCCTTTTATCTCTATTGGGCGATTCTGAGAAATTGTTGGCTACGATTCTTATCGGTAATAATATTGTAAATGTGGCCATTGTTATTGTTACAAGCTATGCTTTTGGGCTTATCTATGATTTTAGTAATGCACCGTTGATCGGTTTTCTCATCCAGACAGTCGTGCTTACATTGTTGTTGTTGCTTTTCGGTGAGATTATTCCCAAGATTTATGCACAGAGATTACCTCTGCGTTTCAGTAGATTTTCCGCTCCCAAAATGCAGGTTTTAAGTAAAATATTTGCACCACTTTCCACAGCTCTTGTAAAATCGTCCTCAGTTGTAACCAAATCGATAGGTAAAAAGAAATATGATATTTCTATGAATGATCTCAGTGAGGCTGTCGATCTCATCCAGGATAGCACTACTGAGGGTAAAGCGATGATCAATGAAATCATCAATTTTTATAACAAAACCGCCAGTGAGATTATGGTTCCCCGTATCGATATGGTGGATGTGGACATTTCATGGGATTTCAAGAAGATGCTCAGCTTTGTTGTCAATTCCGGCTATTCGCGTATTCCTGTGTATGAGGGTTCAGAGGACAATATCAAAGGGATATTATATGTAAAAGATCTTATACCTCACAAGGATCAAGATGAGACATTCAACTGGTCATCCTTGGTTCGCAAAGCCTATTTTGTCCCCGAAAATAAAAAGCTTGATGATCTGCTCGAGGAGTTTAGAGCCAACCGCATGCATATCTCTATTGTAGTCGATGAGTATGGCGGTACATGCGGTATTATCACGCTGGAAGATGTTTTGGAGGAAATATTGGGAGAAATCTCTGATGAGTATGATGACGAAGAACTACCCTATAAAATATTACCCGACGGTAGTTATCTTTTCGAAGCCAAAACTTCGCTTACTGATGTGCAGCGCATATTAGAAATCAACTCCGGTACCTTTGGTAAGTTTGAAGAAGAAGTGGATACGTTGGGAGGCTTGATTCTGGAGATCAAGCAAGATCTACCCAAAGTTGGAGACGTAGTCGTGTCAGGTGTTTGGAAATTTCAGGTTATACGCATTGAAAAACATCGTATCATTGAAGTCAAGATCATTCCACCTGTACCTTTAAAAAAAGATTAA